A single region of the Erythrobacter sp. genome encodes:
- a CDS encoding TadE/TadG family type IV pilus assembly protein produces the protein MRTMLRETMGQTMAPLRRTVARAGGKLRALREDFSGVAMIEFAFTAPIILGLGMLGTETAYFFVTHMKVSQIAMQVADNASRVGEQDVLVARKVYEDDIIDVFIGAERMGESIDMIENGRIILSSLQQNADGGQWIAWQRCTGNKAFDSSYGSEGDGESGFGFAGMGDAGSPITASAGTAVMFVEVSYDYQSVTPFEIFDNREIRYTAAFNVRDQRDLTRLYPSTTGQNPPTC, from the coding sequence ATGAGGACCATGCTTCGCGAAACCATGGGCCAGACCATGGCGCCGCTGCGCCGGACCGTCGCCCGCGCGGGCGGCAAACTGCGCGCCCTGCGCGAGGACTTCTCCGGCGTGGCGATGATCGAATTCGCCTTCACCGCGCCGATCATCCTCGGGCTCGGGATGCTGGGCACGGAGACGGCCTATTTTTTCGTCACCCACATGAAGGTCAGCCAGATCGCGATGCAGGTCGCCGACAACGCCTCGCGCGTGGGCGAACAGGACGTGCTGGTCGCGCGCAAGGTCTACGAGGACGACATCATCGACGTCTTCATCGGTGCGGAGCGGATGGGCGAATCGATCGACATGATCGAGAATGGCCGCATCATCCTTTCCAGCCTGCAACAGAATGCCGACGGCGGCCAGTGGATCGCCTGGCAGCGATGCACGGGCAACAAGGCGTTCGATTCGAGCTACGGCAGCGAAGGCGACGGGGAAAGCGGCTTCGGTTTCGCCGGCATGGGCGATGCGGGCAGCCCGATCACTGCCAGCGCGGGGACCGCGGTCATGTTCGTCGAGGTGAGCTACGACTACCAGTCGGTCACCCCGTTCGAGATCTTCGACAATCGGGAAATCCGTTACACCGCGGCCTTCAACGTGCGCGACCAGCGCGACCTAACCAGGCTCTATCCGTCGACGACCGGACAGAACCCGCCCACCTGCTAG
- a CDS encoding TadE/TadG family type IV pilus assembly protein, whose protein sequence is MIGGRPTLLRRLARDATGATLTEFAFVGPVLVLMVMGIFDMAHTQYTAALVNGAMQKAGRDLTLEGAGSTEASIDQRVIDQVSAVVPSTASVELEKLSHFDFSDVGQAEEFDDDNGDGVCNNGEVFVDVNENGQWDSNRGEEGIGGARDVVLYTAVVTYPRLFPMYGLAGMDQNVTLRSSTVMRNQPFDQQDRSSETGNCV, encoded by the coding sequence ATGATCGGCGGGCGCCCCACCCTCCTGCGGCGTCTCGCCCGCGACGCAACCGGCGCCACGCTGACCGAGTTCGCCTTTGTCGGGCCGGTGCTCGTGCTGATGGTCATGGGCATCTTCGACATGGCGCACACCCAATACACCGCCGCGCTCGTCAACGGCGCGATGCAGAAAGCCGGGCGCGACCTCACGCTCGAAGGGGCGGGCAGCACCGAAGCCTCGATCGACCAGCGCGTGATCGACCAGGTCTCGGCCGTCGTGCCGAGCACGGCGAGCGTCGAACTGGAGAAACTCTCCCACTTCGACTTTTCCGATGTCGGGCAGGCCGAGGAATTCGACGACGATAACGGCGACGGTGTCTGCAACAACGGCGAGGTTTTCGTCGACGTCAACGAAAACGGGCAATGGGACAGCAACCGCGGAGAAGAAGGGATCGGCGGCGCGCGCGACGTCGTGCTCTACACTGCGGTCGTGACCTATCCGCGCCTGTTCCCGATGTACGGGCTCGCCGGGATGGACCAGAACGTGACCCTGCGTTCGTCCACGGTGATGCGCAACCAGCCTTTCGACCAGCAGGATCGCAGCTCGGAAACGGGAAATTGCGTATGA
- a CDS encoding Tad domain-containing protein, with protein MGRYQTGPDPDRKSLLRALVSDETANTIVISAMALFPLMAMVGGGVDASRYYMAQSRLQAACDAGALAARRAMADDTFNQEHKTIGLNFFDQNYTDGTFGLENRQRDYTASPDGEVNGIASGTLPTTIMSAFGYEKFDITVECTADINISNTDIVFVVDVTGSMNCAPDNPGGGSCGNTPDPGSKIEGLRDAVMTFYDTVVDSTSPAAQVRYGMVPYASNVNVGAELMAANPAWLAQSHTYQSREANVDTVIEWIEIATNVTNVVPEGDEEYLGVSRSWQRTYSSSACSGLEPDDLFNLIRTDLGTHQGVISQTVDGTIRTTSYRDDNETIWNAYAYSNYYSGSGWCEYGWQVYEDRADVFFDIVEEYREEDVFQSWTYKPVTFDLTTLYDDNRIELPIGNNGSMASVDWDGCIEEADTVAATSFNPVPAGANDLDVNLVPDDPTEYWKPVLRNATWKREDGGNVLGELTQTWDENRPGYSCPAPAFRLRDITRTELQSYVDALDARSSTYHDIGMIWGARFISPNGIFSADNATAPNGDAISRHIVFMTDGILSPSTELYTTYGIEWWDRRVTDNGSNNQARSRHAERFQAACRAARNQNISVWVVAFGTTLTQNLIDCATPGRAFTADDSAQLRDRFEEIAQRIAALRLTQ; from the coding sequence ATGGGGCGATACCAGACAGGGCCTGACCCGGACCGCAAATCCCTCCTGCGCGCGCTCGTCTCGGACGAGACCGCCAACACCATCGTGATCAGCGCAATGGCGCTCTTCCCACTGATGGCGATGGTGGGGGGCGGCGTCGACGCGAGCCGCTACTACATGGCCCAGAGCCGTCTGCAGGCCGCCTGCGACGCCGGTGCGCTCGCGGCTCGCCGCGCCATGGCGGACGACACTTTCAACCAGGAACACAAGACGATCGGGCTCAATTTCTTCGACCAGAACTACACCGACGGGACGTTCGGGCTCGAAAATCGTCAGCGCGATTACACCGCGAGTCCGGATGGCGAGGTCAACGGCATCGCTTCGGGCACCTTGCCGACCACGATCATGAGCGCCTTCGGCTACGAGAAATTCGACATCACGGTCGAATGCACCGCCGATATCAACATCTCGAACACCGACATCGTTTTCGTCGTCGACGTGACCGGATCGATGAACTGCGCGCCCGACAATCCGGGCGGGGGGAGCTGCGGCAATACGCCCGACCCCGGCTCCAAGATCGAGGGTCTGCGCGATGCGGTGATGACGTTCTACGACACCGTGGTCGATTCGACCTCGCCCGCCGCGCAGGTGCGCTACGGCATGGTGCCCTATGCCTCGAACGTGAATGTCGGGGCCGAATTGATGGCGGCGAACCCGGCATGGCTGGCGCAGAGCCACACCTACCAGTCGCGCGAAGCCAACGTCGACACGGTCATCGAATGGATCGAGATCGCCACGAATGTCACCAATGTCGTGCCCGAAGGCGACGAGGAATATCTTGGCGTCTCGCGCAGCTGGCAGCGGACCTATTCCTCCAGCGCGTGTTCCGGGCTCGAGCCCGATGACCTGTTCAACCTCATCCGGACCGACCTCGGCACCCACCAGGGCGTGATCTCGCAGACGGTCGACGGCACGATCCGCACGACCAGCTATCGCGACGACAACGAGACGATCTGGAACGCCTACGCCTATTCGAACTACTACAGCGGATCGGGCTGGTGCGAATACGGCTGGCAGGTCTACGAGGACCGCGCCGACGTGTTCTTCGACATCGTCGAGGAATACCGCGAGGAAGACGTCTTCCAGAGCTGGACCTACAAGCCGGTCACCTTCGACCTCACCACGCTTTACGACGACAACCGGATCGAACTGCCGATCGGCAACAACGGATCGATGGCGAGCGTCGACTGGGATGGCTGCATCGAGGAAGCCGACACGGTCGCCGCGACCAGCTTCAACCCGGTCCCGGCGGGGGCGAACGACCTCGACGTCAATCTCGTGCCCGACGATCCGACCGAATACTGGAAGCCGGTGCTGCGCAACGCCACGTGGAAACGCGAGGACGGCGGCAATGTGCTGGGCGAATTGACCCAGACCTGGGACGAGAACCGCCCCGGCTACAGCTGCCCCGCCCCGGCCTTCCGCCTGCGCGACATCACCCGCACCGAGCTGCAGAGCTATGTCGATGCACTCGATGCCCGCTCGAGCACCTATCACGACATCGGCATGATCTGGGGTGCGCGTTTTATCTCGCCCAATGGGATTTTCTCGGCCGACAATGCGACCGCTCCCAATGGCGATGCGATCTCGCGCCACATCGTGTTCATGACCGACGGCATCCTCTCGCCGAGTACCGAGCTTTACACGACCTACGGGATCGAGTGGTGGGACCGCCGCGTGACCGACAATGGCAGCAACAACCAGGCCCGCTCGCGCCACGCCGAACGTTTCCAGGCCGCCTGCCGCGCAGCGCGCAACCAGAACATCTCGGTCTGGGTGGTCGCTTTCGGGACGACGCTGACTCAGAACCTGATCGACTGCGCGACCCCGGGCCGGGCCTTCACCGCGGACGATTCGGCCCAGCTGCGCGACCGCTTCGAGGAAATCGCCCAGCGCATCGCCGCCCTGAGGCTGACCCAATGA